Sequence from the Zingiber officinale cultivar Zhangliang unplaced genomic scaffold, Zo_v1.1 ctg250, whole genome shotgun sequence genome:
aaaaaaatatatatgaataagggataaaaaaatagttatcatgagtggaaactaataatttgcccctttgagaccaagttaggttactaaaaaaataaatgttatgtttcacTTGATTCCAAGTAGTCCTTCGAGACTTTGTGTGATTTaaggaatatgaaccaagtgtgtggcaggtaagtgtctatcacggggaatattaggaactcaattggatatgacttgactaggacaaggATTGAAGCTTGAAGAGTATAAGTCACTTATTGCAATGTGcacaagaacttatgcttaggacATACTTAGTTTACTCCACAATCATGATCACCAATGAAACTAATTGATAAAGTCAAGAAAGTGCACTAAGGATTATAATACACTATAGGAGcacatgaatttagattgcaatattttacttgaggacaagaaaAGATTCAAGTCTAGTGGTGCGATGtacatagattatatatacttttatgcatgctttgacgcacattcacgtactttacttatgcttgatctGTGTATTTTTACACCTCTTGTCAtgttttcagcataattactcttctttgtcggagatctactctttgtgtgtttttctacTTACAGGAGTTATTTTGGTGGCAAAAACTGTGTTTGTAGATGATCCGGAGAGCAAGTGAAGGTAAAAGACACTGGTCATGTGAATTCACATGACGTGTCAAAGAAACAGAGGAGAAGATGGTCATGGCCGTGTCAAGCCAAACGACCGTGTGGCCTAACTAGAGAAGAAGTAGATCATGGACATGTgagtccacacggtcgtgcatccGTCCAGAGATAAAGAAGAGCACAGCCGTGTGGAACCACACGATCGTGCATCAATCTAGAGACAAAGAAGAACATGGTCATGTGgtaccacatggccgtgtcacttGACCCATAGCCAAGAAGAAGCTGGCCGTGTGGATTTCACAAGGTTGTGGCATGGGCCATGTTAGGCTCGTGCCCTGCACTATATAAGGGGATCTTTTCCCCTTTCTAAAGAGAGTAATGTTCATGGAAGGTTTCTTCGGGAGCTTGGAAAGCGCCTTTAGTCGAATAATGTAGAAGACTTTAGCGACGATAAGAAACTAAAATTGTGGGATAACTTTTGGGGTTAAAGGCGCCTTCGGTGCTATGAAAGGCACCTTCAACATTCAATAAAAGAGCATCTCGACCAGCATCTCAGACACAACTCTTCTACCATCTTCTACATGTTTGTTTGACGTTCCGACTACTCTAGCTTCATGTTGCAGCTCTGCTATGACACTACTACACCTGACTACTATTGAGGAGGTCCAATATCAAGTCTGATCCGATTATCttcgaaggtgttgggtaacgaagttcttttttgtacttaatttctacaTAGAAGGAAAGTATAGCGTGTTACACTTGTCCTAATTTTTTATTGTATTCGATTCACTCTTTCGACGATTTCGgaagaggttattagtggattacccatcgataggttcgtgagacctgagtcttggagtaggagtcgccgaacgCTCCGAACAAAGAAAACTGACCGACTTTTTATTTCCGTGCTTAATTTTCCACTGCACACCTTATCTTTATAAAATCAAAAAAGAAGATGcttttaaaaccacgtgattcaacccccccccctcaCACGTGCTTCTCGATCTAACAAGAGTGCCCCGAGTGGGTGCTTGACAAGGCACTCGGACGGTCCAATGCTCGGAGttgctccaggcgcctggaccagccAAAATCAATCTTCTTCCTATGGTGGCATGCTTCAACTGGCTGACCCACGTCACTAGTTCAGATGCGCGGACCAGTCCGAGCGCCCAAAGATGGATCAATTTCACCAAATAAAGTTTTGACAAGGCACTACCACGTCAACCCTATGGGGGCATCCAAGAGGGGATCCAAGCACCCAGAGTGAGTTATAAAAAAAGAGttcgaccagcatctcaaagACATCAATTAAACAACTTCTGCTTCTGCACGCTGCTTTGAAAAGGTCTCTTCAATGCGAAGCTGCTCTGACAATAACTGCGCTAAAAATCTCTTCCTCTAAGTTATCGGTATTTCTTTTATTGTTCAAGTTACTTGTACTTAAATTAAATTGCATCTGTAACATTTTGATTAATTagtaattgtccaacgaaagcactctcatgtgtatgcattggagtaggagtcgtcacaagttccgaaccaagtaaaacttggcgtTGTGTTAGCTTTGTTTGCCTTTCTCTTCTATCTTTATTCAGCTACTTTTTACTCAATCATAttttaaacgaacgtgaaagccacgagcactattcacccccttctagcgcaATGATCCTACACAAAGTACCTTAACATTCTTTTATCTAAGTTGTAATCATCTATTGTGTGCATCATTCATAGTAGTTGAGACATACATCCACCCATTGCAAAGCCTTTTTAACTTTAAATATGTGATTAGGATAACAATGATCTTCACAATTTGAAGGTTGTTCaatataaacttcttcttttatgaaCTCATTTAAGAATGTGGACTTGATATTCATTTGATATGGCTTGAATCTCTTATGAGttatatattttgttttcaaGAGGAGATACACCATAACACTAGTAGTATGCCTAGATAGATTTGGATGAATTGTTGGGTTACATGCAaacaaactcaagtccaaaatctatcTAGCTAGAGTGGATGAACATACAAGAAGGAGGCTAATGGATATCATGGAATTCCAAGAAGGATAAATGCTTTTTAGATACTTGGGAATTTCAGTAGCTTTAGCAAAGTTTAGAGCCTTAGACTATAACCTGCTCCTAAATTCACTTATTAGAAGAATTAACTTCTCGCAAACAAATACGTCCAGAAAAGTCCAACTCATCATTTTAGTGCTTCAAGCGGAATGCTTGTAGCTCTTTGTTGACAATTAATTTAATCACCCCTACTAGCTTCTCTATCAATCCCAACACATCTCAACTAGGATCTTTGGGAAGGGTTTCTATATACTTGGtaaatttattttatgaaaaGATGAGTATGAGTTCCCATGTAATTTGAGACAATCTAGGGCTATTTTATGTTTAGACTAAAGCCTTAGAAGTGACTTAGTCAATGCTCTAGTTGACTAGAACTTGCTATTAATTGTCGAATGATACTTGAGCCAATTGGGTAGCCAACTCAAGATAAAGGGAAAGAGAACAAAAGCTTGTAGTTCTCCTCTGCTCATGTATCAGTCGACTAATACTATGTGTTAATCGATTGATGATATATTTGTGTCGACTAAAGAACTAGTTGATTGTCATAACAACATAGTTAATTTGTTAAGTAAATGACTAATGGTATCTTGAGTCGGCTAATGGATCGATTGAACAATTGCAATGAAACGATTAGCTATGATATTGGCGGATCAAAAGCTTTATTGGAAAGTAATCTACTGATGGTAGGTAAGAAGTCAATTGAAATAACTAAAAAAGTAGTTGTGCACTAAAGACCAATCAACTAATGACAATGAGCAATCAACTGATCCATAACATAATGGAAGAGTTTAGAGACAACTTTGGGGCTTGGGTGAAAGTTTTTAATATGGGTCATGTGAGCTACAACATATACATCAATTCACAACATTAATTGCCAAATTATCCACTCTCTCTGCTCTCTCTCATCTCTTCTATAATCTCTCTTCTGTCCCCGAGGCTATAGTGCCACGATAGGATATTCAGATTGTCACCTAGACACCCACGGTTTGATCCCTAGTTATgatatatttgtagaaatttttcattCAAATGGAGGATGTAATTAAAGGATGCTAGGCTTCTGGGTTGGTCGCAATGTGCGTTTCTCAATTTATCCTAGTGGCTGGTGGAGAACTTCCATGGGGTCGGGTCGATCACCCTAGCGATAGTTAATGAGACTAACtgcgattattattatttttttctgtaACCTCTCTTCTACTTTCAAGTGATTACTTGTAATAAGGCTTTATAAGATGCTTTTTCACCTCTAGAAGGTTtatgagaagaagaaagttagtaGAATTCATGGAGTGACTTGTCAAAAGGTCATAAACCATGAAGTAGGAGCCCAGAGGCTATTGAACCATGTAAATCCTTAGAGTTTGTATCTTTATCTTTCGCACTTTTGCACTATTTTGATTTGTGTTTTAGTATCGTGTTTTCTTTTTGTCTATACTTGTGCTTATTGCGAATTAACCTTCGTCTACGGTTTAAAGAAAGGTTATTCATCGCTTACTGCGAATTAACCTTCGTCTACGATTTAAAGAAAAGTTATTCATCCCCACTCTAGATTTTCCTCTTGAATCCAAAATTTACCTTTTAGAATATTGGTCATCCATCACATTTAGTCTCAATGGTAATGTGAGTTACCCCCTCAAAACCATTATACGTAAGTTATTTTTCTAAAGatagagaaaccttgtacaaattATCTCTTTTACTAGATAGGAAATGAGTGTGAAAGAGAAGTTATAGAGTAAACTAAAATCTGTCTGCAGAAGTGTCCCTTTATCTATGTCAGTTGTAGCATTGTCAATTGTTACCTTGTACACCTTGAGATGATTTCAAGCATCTCAAGGTGTGATTTGAATCTTATCTTGTAAACACAAAGTCATACAACTATTTTGGTTGATTCAAATTCAAGTTACATAAATAATTATATTGATTCAGGCAACTTTAGTAGACTAGTTAATCTACCATTCAATTGATTCAAGACAAGTGAAACATTTTGTTCACCATGCAGCAACACGCCAATGCCAACAATCTATCACAAAGTTGACTCGATTATTTAACCGACTTGAAAGCAATCCAATAGATTAAACTACTCAACCTCGAACTCTTTTGACTTTAGCTAcaacatatattttttttgattGAGTGCAACCTAAGTAAAAAAACATGCGCATTTTCTCATGATCCCTTAAGACATGACCTCTCATTCTCTAGCTGTCCTAAGTGTAACAATTATATCTTCTCTGGTTTACTTAAAATGTACGTTACAACCGTTACTATATTTGCTGCTGTCTACAAATACATTCCAACACCCCACCAGCACAGATCTAGCTCATCTCTTAATTTCCCTCCATATTACAAGATCTCATTAGTAAAAGGGGATCGATCATCACTGAGAAGCTACCACTAGATCTGAGAAATCATCAAATTGCTACAGGTTGATAAGCTTGCTATTGATTGATAGAGAGAAAAATTAGTCATGAAAGATCATCAGGTTATGGGTTCAGTATGCAAATGTGCCTGATTTTCCTACTTAGCAAGCTTTCTGTGAACCATATTTCCTTTTTTCATAATAGCTCTGATGAGCATATCCTGCTAAGAACAACATCACGATGCGGTGGTCACAAAAGCTGAATTCATTCAAGGTATCGTTTGTCTTAAAAGAAATAAAGATCGTTCTTCTTTCATAGATCTTACAATACTATGCAAACCCTAAATTTCATAGTCGAGTTGCTTATTTTTTCCGAGTAGATGTTATCGGATAAAATTTGTTGCGGTCAAAGCTCTTAACTTTGTTTCAAGAGCTTCGATAACTCCATGGAAGCTACTAAACTTGGAACTGACTACGTCCACGCGAACGCCAAATCTCTCCACGCCTTTGCAAGTCACCGGGCCGTGCGCACAAATCAGCATCCCCGGCCAGCGCCGGCGAACCTTCTCCCAATCCCACCCTAATGCGTCTAATCCTTTCATCAGGCCCTCCACCTCCGCCGTGCTCGTGAAGATTAGAGCGTCCACTTCCGCCTCCGACGCCACTAATCCTTTGGCGCAGAGCGGCCCCGCCCACAGAGTCTCGTACGCAGATGCCCTCTCAGGGACCCAACCGCGCGCCTCCAGAGCTCTCAGGAAATCTGGAACCACCGGCGGTTCTTCCAGATCGACGACGGTGGGGACAGGACAGAGCACTCTCCTGCCTGATCCGACCCCAATCGCCTTCACTAGGCCCTCCGGGGACGCGATCTCCGGCACCAGAACTCGGATCCGACTGGAGTTCCTGCAGAGTCGCGATAGGAGCCCTTCCTCGTGGAGGAGCTCGGCGTCCTTTCCTAGGGCAGCGATGGTGAAAGCCTCGCCCTCGTAGGAGAGCGGCACGAAACAATCCCGATCTGCGAGGGCGAGGGAGAAGGCGGCGATGCCAGTGCGAGAGGTGAAGGCGAGAACGGAGAAGGAATCTAGGGCTCCGTCGGAGAGGTAGAGGCTGAGGGAAGCGATCGTGCGACAGGTTGTATTCACGACGACAGTGGGAAGGTGCAGCGGCACGGCGCCGCGTAGCTCAAGGAGACGAGAGAGCCGCACAGCGTAAGTGAGCGGAGTGGTAAAGGCCACGAGTCGTCCGGAGAGTGGAGGATTCTGGAGGACCGACAGAAAGGGTCCTGCAGCCATCACCAGCGCCGACGTCGGTGCAGTAGCTGCCATTCCCATTTCTCCACTATTAGACACGGGAAGATGATAAATCTGTCGACAAATCGGATAAGGTTTAGGACAAAATATACGATGAGCAAAAATTTTAATAATCCGACAATTCGAATCGAttaattccaattttttttattgattttcttattaaagttaaaaataaaaataaaaaaaaaataaaaaaaaagaggatAAATTCGTTATCTTAGCGACCTCTTTAATACCGATTCCACATATATGGAAGGAGGTCCATACAAATACATAAGTCATAGACGCACGATGGTATAAACCCTAGGTCGTCAGTTCTTGAAAATCAACCCTTGACCATTACGTCAAAAATATCATGCACCTACTATTTACGCTACGTTCTGAGAACAACTTTTATTAAAGTACTAAAGATCCTACAcaaaattacatttatcgatctaaataatattttatcattcATTTTTGCTTGAGTTTCAATAATCTCTAGTATTTTCATGTATATGTTATAATTCTGGTAGATAACTGATTTTCTTATTTTACTTTAAGGTCTTCTTGTTTTCAATATCTTTTTAGTCCCTATTTTATGATTTTCTTTTTGACAATTTTTTGTAGGGCACACCTAAAGTTTGACATTGCTCAAAAGACACACCCAAAAGGCGCAGCAACTTTATGATTGTCAAAAAGACACACTTTATTCCGATTTTATCCCTCTATGTTGGCTCACTTCGATCGTGTTTTTGTTGGTTTGGATGCATGAAGTAACATTTAGCCACGTGATTACCTTACATATTCATATTTTATATGCAATTGTTCCATTACATTCCGACCAGATTTCAACTAAGGAAAAATACCGACGGGAAGAATAACCCTAAAAGGTAATTTTAAACGTTTGCTCCATTGAAACTTTGAACAGTTAGTGTTCTCCAAAGAAGACTCATCAATGTTTCAACATAACAACTCCTTCGATATTTTTTCAtcgatttttttcaaattttctcaTTATTACGAACAGCAAGTGCACATTACATCATCaataatacaaaagatatcgaactcatagggactgttgattaatcACTAGTTCACTTCACATGACGAGCTATCTAGACAAATGAAAGATTAGTTGAGAaagagagagtaagagaaagactAAGGAGAAAGAGATAGAGAAGGGTAAGAGGTGATCATGGAATGGgatggatgatagattctaggatttcggtttcgttATGATACTAGTTAATGTCTCTATACATTGTTCATTTACCTAACTCCATGTTATACTCATGTAAAGATTCTAACTAAAGTCTGGTACAACCCCGCAAAAGTCACACTGGAGAGTCTACCCAAATTCTAacgtcattaagtaaagaagcaactctagaaaGTTCGGTTAAAGAATTACCCTCTGTCacaaaccccccccccctctcggTCATACATTCCTAGAGTTATCTAATGTACTTCCTAGCGATAGCACTAGAgtatcaactccaattagaacACACTAACAAGGATTagtccctatgttaagatcttttgactaTAAAAAGTGGGTACATATCGATGCCCTCTCTCACTAAGGGCATATATGTCTGGTTGAATAGATATCCTCGGTCACTAAGGATCCCCTGCTTATCCAGTCTAGTAGTAACCTTAACATAGAGATAAATCCCTTACATTTACATAAATTAGCCTCACACATATTTCGTCAAATATATAtaaggcacaacacacatagaacatgatataaacacaTAATTACATAGGaaaatgtctaaatacatagttcatacatcacatcatatcaTAGTTACTTTCTACATCCTAGATTTGAAGAATCTACTCTATTACAAGGGATTACAATCCAAAGACGAATAAAAAagcaaactacaactcaatacatggaAATAAAGAGAAGAG
This genomic interval carries:
- the LOC122037282 gene encoding uncharacterized protein LOC122037282, with translation MGMAATAPTSALVMAAGPFLSVLQNPPLSGRLVAFTTPLTYAVRLSRLLELRGAVPLHLPTVVVNTTCRTIASLSLYLSDGALDSFSVLAFTSRTGIAAFSLALADRDCFVPLSYEGEAFTIAALGKDAELLHEEGLLSRLCRNSSRIRVLVPEIASPEGLVKAIGVGSGRRVLCPVPTVVDLEEPPVVPDFLRALEARGWVPERASAYETLWAGPLCAKGLVASEAEVDALIFTSTAEVEGLMKGLDALGWDWEKVRRRWPGMLICAHGPVTCKGVERFGVRVDVVSSKFSSFHGVIEALETKLRALTATNFIR